From one Rattus norvegicus strain BN/NHsdMcwi chromosome 7, GRCr8, whole genome shotgun sequence genomic stretch:
- the LOC120093759 gene encoding olfactory receptor 10H28-like: MPGQNYSTISEFILFGFSAFPHRMLPALFLLYLLMYLFTLLGNLFIMAAIWTEHRLHTPMYLFLCALSISEILFTVVITPCMLSDLLSTHRSITFIACANQLFFSFTFGYTHSFLLVVMGYDRYVAICRPLHYHVLMSIQGCARLVAWSWAGGSLIGTTLTIVIFHLTFCDSNVIHHFLCHVFSLLKLACGEGTAFVTIAVILVCVTPLIGCLVFIVLSYIFIVAAILRIPSTEGRHKTFSTCASHLTVVIVHYGFASLIYLKSRGLHSLYTDTLMSTTYMVFTPFLSPIIFSLRNKELKSAINKSFYRNICQKSF, from the coding sequence ATGCCTGGTCAGAACTACAGCACCATCTCAGAATTTATCCTCTTTGGCTTCTCAGCCTTCCCACACCGGATGCTCcctgctctcttcctgctgtaCTTGCTGATGTATTTGTTCACACTCCTGGGGAACCTGTTCATCATGGCTGCTATCTGGACAGAACACAGactccacacacccatgtaccTCTTCCTGTGTGCCCTCTCCATCTCAGAAATTCTCTTCACTGTCGTCATCACGCCATGCATGCTGTCTGACTTGCTGTCCACCCATCGATCCATCACATTTATAGCTTGTGCTAACCAATTGTTTTTCTCCTTCACATTTGGCTACACTCACTCCTTCCTGCTCGTGGTCATGGGTTATGACCGCTATGTAGCCATCTGCCGCCCCCTGCATTACCATGTGCTCATGAGCATCCAAGGCTGTGCTCGTCTTGTGGCCTGGTCTTGGGCTGGTGGCTCACTCATTGGGACGACATTGACAATAGTAATTTTCCACCTTACCTTCTGTGACTCTAATGTGATCCATCACTTTCTCTGTCATGTGTTTTCCCTCTTAAAGTTGGCCTGTGGGGAAGGGACAGCCTTTGTTACTATTGCAGTGATCCTCGTGTGTGTCACACCCCTCATAGGATGCCTGGTCTTCATTGTCCTCTCTTATATATTTATTGTGGCTGCCATCTTGAGAATCCCCTCTACTGAGGGCCGGCACAAGACATTCTCCACATGTGCATCCCATCTCACTGTGGTGATTGTGCACTATGGCTTTGCCTCCCTTATTTACCTCAAGTCCAGGGGACTCCACTCACTCTACACTGATACACTCATGTCCACCACCTATATGGTCTTCACCCCCTTCCTTAGCCCAATTATCTTCAGCCTCAGGAATAAGGAGCTGAAAAGTGCTATAAATAAAAGCTTCTACAGGAATATCTGCCAAAAAAGTTTCTAA